From one Prochlorococcus marinus str. MIT 0912 genomic stretch:
- a CDS encoding DUF2214 family protein — protein sequence MFGFILPADLLKSASVAYIHYLSFMLCFGALIFERISLKPSPNRKEAISMVVADIIYGIAGVALLVSGIYRVIKFGQGSEFYTQNPIFWTKIIVFASVGSLSLYPTITYVLWAIPLSKGTLPVVTETLVSRLRLIINVELVGFASIPFLATLMARGVGLG from the coding sequence GTGTTCGGTTTCATTTTGCCAGCTGATTTATTGAAATCAGCTTCCGTCGCTTACATACATTATTTAAGTTTTATGCTTTGCTTTGGAGCTTTGATATTTGAACGAATATCATTAAAGCCTAGTCCAAACAGAAAAGAAGCAATATCTATGGTCGTAGCCGATATTATTTATGGAATTGCTGGGGTTGCTCTTTTGGTAAGTGGGATTTATAGAGTTATAAAGTTTGGTCAGGGTTCAGAATTTTATACTCAAAATCCTATCTTTTGGACAAAGATTATTGTTTTTGCTTCTGTTGGCTCTTTATCACTTTATCCAACAATCACCTATGTTTTATGGGCAATTCCCCTTAGCAAAGGAACTCTGCCTGTAGTAACTGAAACTTTGGTCTCAAGATTAAGGTTGATAATTAATGTTGAATTGGTAGGATTTGCCTCTATTCCTTTTTTAGCAACACTTATGGCAAGAGGAGTAGGGTTAGGTTGA
- a CDS encoding copper-binding protein produces the protein MHNPFSIYWNKNWTFQIVHMEGGTYIEAKGLGALIRKPLQANESPFTAADNLVHGEDKNRTSLFNSWKSKNIHSFN, from the coding sequence ATGCATAATCCTTTCTCCATATATTGGAATAAAAACTGGACCTTTCAAATAGTACATATGGAAGGTGGTACTTACATTGAAGCAAAAGGATTGGGTGCTCTAATTAGGAAGCCTTTACAAGCAAATGAGAGCCCATTTACTGCAGCAGATAATTTAGTTCATGGAGAAGATAAAAATAGAACATCTTTATTCAACTCTTGGAAGTCAAAAAACATTCATAGTTTTAATTAG
- the lexA gene encoding transcriptional repressor LexA has protein sequence MPEEALTAAQQELYDWLVDFIGDHHHSPSIRQMMQAMGLRSPAPIQSRLRHLQQKGWIKWQEGQARTLQLIEESISGVPVLGAIAAGGLVETFDDVQETLDLNSVLQLKGLFALTVNGDSMIDSFIADGDMVLMEPVYEPSRLRDGTIVSAMVPGLGTTLKHFFRDGSLVRLEAANTSYEPIEIEAEQVHVQGKLAAVWRKT, from the coding sequence ATGCCAGAAGAAGCCCTAACAGCTGCCCAGCAAGAACTTTATGACTGGCTAGTAGATTTTATTGGAGATCATCATCACAGTCCTTCAATTAGGCAGATGATGCAAGCTATGGGCCTTAGATCTCCAGCACCAATCCAAAGTCGTTTAAGACATCTACAACAAAAAGGTTGGATAAAATGGCAAGAAGGTCAGGCAAGAACACTGCAATTAATAGAGGAGAGTATTTCGGGTGTTCCTGTTTTGGGTGCAATAGCTGCAGGTGGGTTAGTTGAAACTTTTGATGATGTACAGGAAACTTTAGATTTAAATTCAGTTCTTCAATTAAAGGGACTTTTCGCTTTGACGGTAAATGGAGATTCAATGATTGATTCTTTTATCGCAGACGGGGATATGGTTTTGATGGAACCTGTTTATGAACCCTCTCGCTTGAGAGACGGGACTATTGTAAGTGCAATGGTTCCTGGTTTAGGAACTACTTTGAAGCATTTTTTTCGCGATGGAAGTTTAGTTCGTTTAGAAGCTGCAAATACATCCTACGAACCTATAGAAATTGAAGCTGAACAAGTACATGTTCAGGGTAAATTAGCAGCCGTGTGGAGGAAAACGTAA
- the argF gene encoding ornithine carbamoyltransferase, with protein MASVSSGLASKLTTFSKKNFLSSSDLNSDQILSLFELAKQLKIGNRRIDLGNRVLGLIFKKASTRTRVSFQVAMARLGGQTVDLNPQITQLGRGEPIKDTARVLSRYCDVLAIRTFSHEELEEYAEWATIPVINALTDLEHPCQALADYLTIQEKFGKLKGINLSYIGDGNNVANSLMICGAILGVNVKICSPKGFEPDSQIVEKAKLLSEFGSQISISNEPSTAVKGAQVIYTDVWASMGQEEEHLKRKEIFENYKVDEKLIGLADEEVMILHCLPAHRGEEITEDALESRSSQVFDQAENRLHVQQALLAVQLGGL; from the coding sequence ATGGCTTCAGTATCTTCTGGCTTAGCTTCTAAATTAACCACTTTTAGTAAGAAGAACTTTCTTTCTTCATCTGATTTAAATAGTGATCAGATTTTATCTTTATTTGAATTAGCGAAACAGCTAAAAATAGGTAATAGAAGAATAGACCTAGGGAATAGGGTTCTTGGATTGATATTCAAAAAAGCCTCCACTAGGACAAGAGTGAGTTTTCAAGTTGCAATGGCAAGGTTGGGAGGTCAGACTGTTGATTTGAATCCTCAAATCACACAACTTGGCAGAGGTGAACCGATAAAAGACACCGCAAGGGTTTTGAGTCGATATTGTGATGTTCTTGCAATTCGTACTTTTTCTCATGAAGAACTAGAAGAATATGCAGAGTGGGCAACTATCCCTGTTATTAATGCTCTAACTGATCTCGAACATCCTTGTCAGGCACTAGCCGATTATTTAACAATTCAGGAGAAATTTGGCAAGCTTAAAGGAATAAACCTTTCTTACATCGGAGATGGGAATAATGTCGCAAACTCATTGATGATATGCGGAGCAATATTGGGAGTTAATGTGAAAATTTGCTCTCCAAAAGGTTTTGAACCAGATTCTCAAATTGTAGAGAAGGCGAAATTACTCTCGGAATTTGGTTCGCAAATATCTATCTCTAATGAACCTTCAACGGCGGTAAAAGGAGCTCAAGTAATTTATACAGATGTTTGGGCTTCTATGGGGCAAGAGGAAGAGCATTTAAAGAGGAAAGAAATTTTTGAAAATTATAAAGTTGATGAGAAATTAATAGGCCTTGCAGATGAGGAAGTAATGATTTTGCATTGCTTGCCTGCTCATAGAGGAGAAGAAATAACAGAGGATGCATTAGAGAGCCGAAGTAGTCAAGTCTTTGATCAAGCTGAGAACCGTCTTCACGTTCAGCAAGCCTTGCTTGCCGTCCAGCTTGGAGGGCTTTAG
- the ftsH gene encoding ATP-dependent zinc metalloprotease FtsH gives MPIRQDENQPNRRFGIINLVLIGFGALLLFSSFFPSQNTQVPRVPYSLFINQVDDGEVKRAYITQDQIRYELSTVEEGAPSVLATTPIFDMELPQRLEKKGVEFAAAPPKKPNIFTTILSWVVPPLIFILVLQFFARRSMGGGGAQGALSFTKSKAKVYVPDDESKVTFEDVAGVDEAKDELTEIVDFLKKPQRYTDIGARIPKGVLLVGPPGTGKTLLSKAVAGEAEVPFFIISGSEFVELFVGAGAARVRDLFEQAKKKAPCIIFIDELDAIGKSRSGSMGVVGGNDEREQTLNQLLTEMDGFASTDKPVIVLAATNQPEVLDAALLRPGRFDRQVLVDRPDLSGRKTILEIYTKKVKLSNEIDLDRIAQATSGFAGADLANMVNEAALLAARGKRTSVEQKDLNEAIERVVAGLEKKSRVLQDDEKKIVAYHEVGHAIVGHLMPGGSKVAKISIVPRGMSALGYTLQLPTEERFLNSKEDLQGQIATLLGGRSAEEIIFGKITTGASNDLQRATDLAEQMVGTYGMSDILGPLAYDKQGGGQFLGGNNNPRRELSDATAQAIDKEVRSLVDDAHESALNILKNNLSLLEDISQKILEKEVIEGDELKEMLSSSVMPEKVLN, from the coding sequence ATGCCAATACGACAGGACGAAAATCAACCAAATAGACGTTTTGGAATAATTAATTTAGTTCTCATAGGTTTTGGAGCGCTTCTTCTCTTTAGTAGCTTTTTCCCAAGTCAAAATACACAAGTTCCAAGAGTTCCTTATTCACTTTTTATAAATCAAGTAGATGATGGTGAAGTTAAGCGTGCATACATAACTCAAGATCAGATCAGGTACGAACTTTCCACAGTTGAAGAAGGTGCACCATCTGTTTTAGCAACAACTCCAATTTTTGATATGGAGCTACCTCAAAGGTTAGAGAAGAAAGGAGTTGAGTTTGCAGCTGCTCCTCCTAAGAAACCAAATATATTTACCACTATCCTTAGTTGGGTTGTACCACCGCTGATTTTCATACTTGTCTTACAGTTTTTTGCTCGTAGAAGTATGGGTGGTGGTGGAGCTCAAGGAGCGCTTAGTTTCACGAAAAGCAAAGCTAAAGTCTATGTTCCAGATGACGAATCAAAGGTAACTTTTGAAGATGTTGCAGGCGTAGATGAAGCAAAAGACGAATTAACTGAAATTGTAGATTTTCTCAAAAAGCCACAAAGATACACAGATATAGGTGCAAGGATTCCTAAAGGTGTTCTTCTGGTGGGACCTCCAGGTACAGGTAAAACTCTTTTATCTAAAGCAGTTGCAGGTGAGGCTGAAGTACCTTTCTTCATTATCTCTGGTTCTGAATTTGTAGAACTATTTGTTGGTGCAGGTGCTGCAAGAGTTAGGGATCTGTTTGAACAAGCTAAGAAAAAAGCTCCTTGCATAATATTTATTGATGAACTTGACGCTATAGGCAAAAGTAGATCAGGGTCTATGGGTGTTGTGGGTGGAAATGATGAGAGAGAGCAAACTCTTAATCAACTTCTTACTGAAATGGATGGTTTTGCTTCAACTGATAAACCTGTTATCGTTCTTGCCGCAACTAACCAACCTGAAGTTTTAGATGCAGCCCTATTGCGTCCAGGCAGATTTGATAGACAAGTACTTGTTGATAGACCTGACCTTTCTGGTAGAAAGACGATTTTAGAAATTTATACAAAAAAAGTTAAACTTTCTAATGAAATTGATTTAGATCGCATTGCTCAAGCAACTAGTGGCTTTGCTGGTGCTGACTTGGCTAATATGGTTAACGAAGCAGCTCTTCTTGCTGCCCGAGGCAAAAGAACTTCTGTTGAGCAAAAAGATTTAAACGAAGCAATTGAAAGGGTTGTAGCTGGATTAGAGAAAAAAAGTAGAGTTCTTCAAGATGATGAGAAAAAGATTGTTGCTTATCATGAGGTTGGTCATGCAATTGTTGGTCACTTGATGCCAGGTGGTAGCAAAGTTGCAAAAATTTCAATTGTTCCTAGAGGAATGAGTGCGTTGGGTTATACCCTTCAATTGCCAACTGAGGAAAGATTTTTAAATTCTAAAGAAGATTTACAAGGCCAAATAGCTACTCTTTTAGGTGGTAGATCTGCAGAAGAAATCATTTTTGGAAAAATTACCACTGGAGCATCAAACGATTTACAAAGAGCTACTGATCTAGCAGAACAAATGGTAGGTACATATGGAATGAGTGATATTTTGGGCCCATTAGCATATGACAAGCAGGGAGGTGGACAATTCCTCGGTGGTAACAACAATCCAAGAAGAGAATTAAGTGATGCAACTGCACAGGCAATTGATAAAGAAGTCAGAAGTTTGGTAGATGATGCACATGAAAGTGCCTTAAACATTCTTAAGAATAATCTTTCATTATTAGAAGATATTTCCCAAAAAATCCTTGAGAAGGAAGTAATAGAGGGAGATGAACTTAAAGAAATGCTTTCAAGTAGCGTCATGCCTGAAAAAGTTTTGAATTAA